The DNA sequence TGACGACGATCCGCACGCGCACTTCGTCGGGCCCGGGTTCGAGCACTGGCCGCTCGACGAGCTGAAGTACGGAGGGGTCGCCGGTCTCGGTGTACATGATCGCTTTCATGCTCGGAACAACGCGATCACTGCTGACGATATTTCCTTCACCACGCTCACGCCTTTTTTCACTAAGCCGCGATCGACTCGCGCGCGGCGACAAACGCGGCAACGCAGCGCGAGATGTCCTCGGCGGAGTGCGCGGCAGACACCTGTACGCGAATACGGGCCTTACCGAGCGGCACGACGGGGAACGAGAACGCGATCACGTAGACGCCGAGCGTGAGCAGAGCATCCGCCATCGCTACCGCTTCGTGCTCGTCGGCAAACATGACCGGAATGATCGGATGCTCGCCCGGCAGCAGAGTGAACCCGGCCTCGGCCATTCCGGCGCGAAACTGCTCGGCGTTCGCCTTGAGCTTGGCGCGGCTCTCGGCCCCTTCGGCCACGAGGTTGAGCGCTTCGATTGAGCCGGCAACCACCGAGGGCGCGACAGCGTTCGAGAAGAGATACGGGCGAGCGCGCTGGCGCAGCAGTTCCACGATTTCGGCGTGAGCGCTGATGTAGCCACCGGATGCTCCGCCCAGCGCCTTGCCGAGCGTGCCCGAGATGATGTTGACGCGGTCGGAGACGCCGCAGTGCTCGGGCGTTCCCGCTCCGGTCTCCCCGACGAAGCCGACAGCGTGCGAATCATCCACCATGACCATGGCGTCGTACTGCTCGGCGAGGTCGCAGATCGCTTCGAGCGGGGCAAGGTAGCCGTCCATCGAGAAGACACCGTCGGTGACGATGAGGCGGCGGCGGGCATCCTTCGCGGCAATCAATTGCGCTTCGAGGTCGGCCATGTCGCGGTTCTTGTAACGGTAGCGGGCGGCCTTCGAGAGACGGATGCCGTCAATGATCGACGCGTGGTTGAGCTCATCAGAAATCACGGCATCCTCGGCACCGAGCAGCACCTCAAAGATGCCGCCGTTCGCGTCGAAGCACGAGGGGAACAGGATGGTCGCCTCCATGCTCAACAGCGCCGAGAGTCGGTTCTCGAGCTCAACGTGCTGGGTCTGGGTGCCGCAGATGAAGCGCACACTCGCCATCCCGAAGCCCCAGTCGTCGAGGGCGTTCTTGGCGGCCGCAACGAGACGCGGGTGGTTGGCGAGACCGAGATAGTTGTTGGCGCAGAAGTTGAGCACCGGCTTGCCGCCCGACTCAACATGGGCGGCTTGCGCAGTGTCGAGCTGGCGTTCCGTCTTGTAGAGACCAGCAGAGCGGATGTCGCTCAGGGTCGTGGTGAGTTGTTCGCGAACTGTTCCGTACATGGTGTTCTCCTAAAAATTGTGAGTTGGCGGGGTCGCTGGGGTCGAGATCGCTGGCGAAAGAGACAGGCGCTACGACCAGTCGATGATGACCTTGCCGCTGTTGCCGCGCCGGGCGGTGGCGAATGCTTCTTCCCACTGTTCGGCGGGGAAGCGGTCGGTGACGACGGCGGAGACATCCAAACCGGTGTGCACCATGGCGTTCATGGCGTACCAGGTCTCGAACATTTCACGACCGTAGATGCCCTTGATGGTGATCATGTGGGTCACTACGGTGGCCCAGTCGATGCCGATCGGTTCGGCGGGGAGGCCGAGCATGGCGATGCGGCCGCCCTGGTTCATGTTGCTGATCATTTCGGGCAGTGCGGTGGGGTGTCCGCTCATTTCGAGCCCGATATCGAAGCCCTCTTTCATGCCGAGCAGCTCTTGGGCTTCAGCGATGCGCGTTGTCGATACGTTGATCGCGAGGCTGACGCCCATCTCGCGCGCGAGTTGCAATCGTTGTTCGTTCACGTCGGTCATCACAATGTTGCGGGCGCCGATGTGGCGCGCCACCTTGGCGGCCATGAGTCCGATGGGGCCAGCGCCGGTGATGAGTACGTCTTCGCCAACCATCGGGAACGACAGGGCGGTGTGCACGGCGTTGCCCAGGGGGTCAAAGATGGCAGCAAGCTCGGGGTCGATATCGGTGGGATGCGCCCAGACGTTCTGTTCGGGAATAACGACGAATTCGGCAAAAGCACCGTCGCGGTTTACACCAATGCTTGAAGTGAATTTGCAGAGGTGTCGACGGCCTGCTCGACAGTTGCGACAGTGGCCGCAAACGACGTGGCCTTCGCCCGAG is a window from the Salinibacterium sp. NK8237 genome containing:
- the tdh gene encoding L-threonine 3-dehydrogenase; its protein translation is MKALYKDKAGPGLILAERPEPTPGRGEVKIRVARTGICGTDLHIESWDAWAAGAINAPLIPGHEFSGHVVELGEGVTSVEIGALVSGEGHVVCGHCRNCRAGRRHLCKFTSSIGVNRDGAFAEFVVIPEQNVWAHPTDIDPELAAIFDPLGNAVHTALSFPMVGEDVLITGAGPIGLMAAKVARHIGARNIVMTDVNEQRLQLAREMGVSLAINVSTTRIAEAQELLGMKEGFDIGLEMSGHPTALPEMISNMNQGGRIAMLGLPAEPIGIDWATVVTHMITIKGIYGREMFETWYAMNAMVHTGLDVSAVVTDRFPAEQWEEAFATARRGNSGKVIIDWS
- a CDS encoding glycine C-acetyltransferase; translated protein: MYGTVREQLTTTLSDIRSAGLYKTERQLDTAQAAHVESGGKPVLNFCANNYLGLANHPRLVAAAKNALDDWGFGMASVRFICGTQTQHVELENRLSALLSMEATILFPSCFDANGGIFEVLLGAEDAVISDELNHASIIDGIRLSKAARYRYKNRDMADLEAQLIAAKDARRRLIVTDGVFSMDGYLAPLEAICDLAEQYDAMVMVDDSHAVGFVGETGAGTPEHCGVSDRVNIISGTLGKALGGASGGYISAHAEIVELLRQRARPYLFSNAVAPSVVAGSIEALNLVAEGAESRAKLKANAEQFRAGMAEAGFTLLPGEHPIIPVMFADEHEAVAMADALLTLGVYVIAFSFPVVPLGKARIRVQVSAAHSAEDISRCVAAFVAARESIAA